ACGCGGGAATAGCCCGAGTGCCATTTCGCAGCAAGGGGTTTGTCCCTTTTTACACCTGAGACTCCACTATCTTGCAAGCAAGTGGCCACTAGCTGGCGGATGTCATTATCTTCTTGCGCGGTAGGGCCGATATATAGGAATAGTCGCAGTCCCTGCTCTTCCTTGAACTCGAAGAGGACGATGCGTCCTGAAGTTGTCCAACCTTGGGATCGTTTGAGATTCGTAATCTCATCAAGGCTACCGGAGTATACGCGGTAGTGGTGCCGGTCGTGATAATCCTGGTATAGATCAGGGGCAACCTCAGTCACCGTATCTTGCACAAGGGCCCACAGCTTGTTCAAGTCGACTGACCTTACACTTATGATGTGCTCAATGGCCGTTTTGTGTTTCACATAGACCTGGTACGCGAGTTCGTCAATGTTGTCCCGTGTTGCCAAGACGTGCCTCCCCAAGGTGCGCTTATATTGGGACAGGAAGTCGCTAACGGCTGGGCTAATGGATGAACCCCGCATCTGCAAAACTCTATCCATGAGTTGATTAATTGTTTCGTAGCTGAGAGAGACCCATTTCTCTCTGTCATTGTCGTCCTGGGGTTCCCTTCCATCTGGGGTCAGAAATATCGGGAAGGGCGTGAGATTAGGGTATTCTGTTTCTACGATATTCCGGTATCGCGCAAGCTGGTCTGAGTGTTCATTGGCGCCAATCTTGTTCTCTATGGGGCAGACGAAGCCATCGGCTGCTCCGACCACAAGTATGTCAATTCGATGCCGTTCAGTTGCAATTTCTACGTTCGAGAGATTCCAAGCGTCCACGTCGATCGAAGAGAGTGCACTGATTCCGAGTGCGCGCGCTTTTGCTGTGGTCTCCATCAGGAATCGACGCAGAAAGTAGTCACCAAGCCCGTGAGTCTCTTGAGGACTCAGGAGCCATGCCAAAAAGGCCGAGTGAAGAACCTCGCGCCTCGCTATACCGAGCGCGTCGAACAAGTTGAACTCACTCAACAGCGCCTCTAGCTTTTCGAGGTCCCTATCAAGCACCAGCGCTTCCAGTTGCTCCTCGGTCAGCTCGCTCACCCCAGTCCCGCCTACGCCCTGTCCCACACCCGCGTGTACTTGCTGATGCTGCGGAGCTCCTGCGGCGGGTTCATGTGGCTGCCTCGGATAGTGTAGCTGACCTCTGCCACGTACACGCTGCCCTCCGAGTCGACGGTGATGCCGTGGGGCGCGATGAACTGGCCGGGGCCCGTGCCCTCCTCCGGGCTGCCGAAGCGGCACACCAGGTTGCCGTCGAGGTCGTATATGCCGACGCGGTGGCCGAGGCCCGGCGCGTCGTCGACGCCGCCGATGCCGTTCAGCTCGCCGATGTAGATGTGGTCCTGCCACAGCATCATCGAGTCCGGGCGGTGGATGTTGTTCCACATCGTGATGAAGTTGCCCTCCGCGTCGAAGACCTGCACGCGGTGCGGCTCGCGGTCGACCACGTACACCCGGTCGCGCTCGTCGATGGCGATGTTGTGCGGGCGGATGAACTGCCCCGCGTCGATGCCGGAGCTGCCCCAGGAGAACTTGTACTGGCCGTCGCCGGTGTAGACGTGGATGCGCGCGTTGCCGTAGCCGTCGGAGATGTAGATGTCGCCGTTGCTGGGCCGGATGGCGGCGGAGGTCGGCCGGTTGAAGGGCTCGCCGCCCCACTTGGGTGACGGGTGGTCCCGCTCGCCGATCTCCATCAGCCGGGTGCCGTCCGACGCGAACTTCTGGATGGTGTGGATGCCGTCGTCGGCGACCAGCAGCGTGTCGTCGTGGGCGCAGTAGAGGCCGTGGGTGCGGGTCTCGCTGAACCACCCCTCGCCAAAGGTGCGCTGGAAGTTGCCGTCCTTGTCAAAGACGATGATGGGGTGCTTGCCGCGCGTCAGCACGTACACCGTGTCCTGCGAGTCCACCGCGACGCCTGGGCACTCGACGAAGGTCATGCCGTCGGGCAACTGCTGCCCCCATCCCTCGACGTACTCGTAGAAGAAACCGTTTTCGCCAAAGATCTCAGCCATGATTTACCCCTTTCGGCGTAGTTGCGGGCACACGCGTAGGGCGCGCCCCTGTGGAGTTGGGCTATGCTAGTTGTCCCGTGCGCGGCGTGTCAATGAACGGGCTTAGGCCGCATTGCGACGCGGGGCGCGGGGTGGTAGTCTGCTATTACAGACAGATCCCTTACGCAGGAGTTCCATTTTGACTATGACAGCGGAGGCCGCCCACCTCTTTGAGGATGCGCGCAACATGTACGCCGCGGCGCTGGAGCGACTGGCCGCAGGCGACATTCGCGACGCGTCGGAGAAGGCGTGGTGCGCCACCAAGCGTGCCACCGATGGGCTGCTGCTCGCGCGGACCGGGCAGGCGCCCGAGAGGACTACGGAGACCGGCAGGGGGATTCGCACCCTCTCCGGCGGCAGTCCGGCGGTCTACGATTTGCGGGTCCGCTACTATCACCATCAGTCGGTTCTGCACGGTGCGTGCTTCTACGACGGAATGTGCGAGCCCATAGCCGACACCGAGCAGCTCATCCGCCAGACTGCCCAGTACGTCCAGGATGCGGAGCGGCTAGCCAACAGCTGAGCCGGCCCGTTTCACGCGCAGGCGCTCCACTACCCGCGGGTCAAGCGCACACTGAAGAGACCGTTCGTCCTGAGCATGTCGAAGGGAAAACCTGCGTCCGTTCGCCCTGGGCCTGTCAAAGGGCAATCCACGTGAGCATACAAGCGAAGACAAATCGGAGGACAGCATGGAACTCACGGACAAGCAGAGGGACTTTCTCAATGCCAACCACAACGCCGTATTCTCGACGTTCCGGCGCAACGGCGCGGCGCAGCTCAGCGTCGTCACGAGCGGCCTCTACGGCGACGGCGTCGCGTTCACGACGACGGCCGACCGCGCCAAGCACCGCAACCTCACTCGCGACCCGCGCTGCACGCTCCTCGTCTCGCATGACGAGTGGCGGCCGTTCCTGGTGGTCGAGGGCACCGCGACAGTGCTCACGCAGGACAACACCCCCGCCGACGAGCTGCGCACCGCCTTCCGCGACGTCTTCCGCTCCGCCGCCGGCAAGGAGCACCCGGATTGGGACGAGTACGACAGGGTCATGGTGGAGGACCGCCGCGTCATCGTCGTCGTCACTGCGGACCACGTCTACGGGACGTTGGGGTAGGGGCTAGGCGACTTCTTCCTCGTCGTCGCTCTCGGATTCCGGCATGCCGAGGGCCTCGGGCTCAACATAGCGAGAGCTACGCACCTGGGGCGCATCAATGGCGTAGGGCGTCGGAAAGTCCTCTTCCCCCTTGCCTAAGAGACCCGCAAACTCCCGGCCCTTGGGGACAATTGACCGGTCAAATGATCCGATGGACGAGTCATAGGCCTTGAGGGCGCGTTCCAGACCCTTTCCTACCGAATCGTAGTGGTTCATGAATGTCTGCAAGCGGCGAAATAGGTCGTCGCCGGCCTTCGCAATTTCACTGGCATGCTCGGCAAGATGGTGCTGCTGCCAGCCATGCGCGACGGCCCACAGCAGCGAGATTAGCGACGCGGGTGTGGCGATCGCCACCCGCTTCGCCATGGCGTAGGTGACCAGATTCGGATTTGACCTCAGCGCGGCGGCAAGAAACTGATCACCAGGCACGAACATCACCACAAAGTCCAGGGAGCCGTCCACTTTGTCGCCGTACTTCCGGGCGGCGAGGCCGTCCACCTGCGTCTTCAGCGCGTCGGCGTGCCGAGTCAGCGCGGCGTTTTCCGCCGCCTCGTCTTCCGCCTCGGATGCCTCAAGAAAAGCCTTCGCTGAAGCCTTGGCGTCAATGACTACCGCACGGCCATCAGGCAGCCGAACTGTCATGTCCGGCCGGTCGCTGCCGCTCTCCACGGTGGCCTGGAGGCTGTAATCGATATGCTCATTGAGCCCTGCTAGTTCCACAACGCGCTGAAGCTCGATTTCGCCCCATGACCCTATCTGTGTGCTGCTCGTGAGCGCACTTGCCAGCTTGCTTGTCTCAGTGGTGAGCTCGCTGGCCTGTTTCGTCCACGCGTCAATCTTGGGATTGAGGTTCTGATAGTTCTCCGCCAATGGCTTGACCAGTTCCTGAAACTGCTTATGGCGGTTCTCCAGATCACCCTTGGCAGCTTCCATGGTTTTGCCAAGGTTCTCGTTGGCGAGCTGCAAGAAGGCTTCGCTATTGTTGGCGGCGACCCGGCTCGCCGTCGCCTGAAATGCCTCGCTCAGCTGCTCCTTCGCCGTCTCCAGCAGCTGCTCGCCGGTCTTCGCCTCAGACAGTCTGCCCTCCAGCGTCGCGACGCGGGCCTTCGCCCGCACCTCCTGCGCGAACCACACCACCACGGCGCCCACCGCGATGCCCACGACGACAGCGACAATGACTTCCACGGTTCCTCCATTTGCCGGCCGCCCCTGTCGTTGGATATTGCGGCAAGGGCGAAATCCACTGCGGGGATTATGCTACACTAAAGGCGCTTGAGGAGCGTATGTAAATGGGCGTCTTCCATTGCACAATAACCGTGTCCCCCGTCACCGGCGCCGACTCCCGCCGGACGGAGGCCATCGTCGATTCCGGGGCCAGCTACTCCGTGATCCCCGCCCGGTTGCTCAACGAGTTGGGCATCCAGCCCAAGCGCACTGACGTCTTCATGCTGGCCGACGGCACCCGCCATGAGGAGGTCATCGGCGAGGCCCGCGTCGCCGTGAACGGCCGCGACGCCGTGACCCCCGTCGTGTTCGGCTCGGACGAGGCCCTGCCGCTCTTGGGCGCGGTGACGATGCAAATCCTCAACCTCGTCGTCGACACCAAGGGCGAGCGGCTGGTCCCGGGCGTCGCTTACTTGCTCTAGCCGTCCAAGCTCCCCTACCGCTGCACGTTCCGGTACGCGTTGGCTCCCGCGACGATCGCCGGCAGCCCGCCCATGAGGTACGCGACGCCCAGCGCCTCCGCGACCTCCTCCTCCGTCGCGCCCAGGCCGCGCGCCCGGTTGGCGAGGTTGGTCACGCCCTGCTCGTGGTTCAGCAGCGCGTCGCAGATCATCATCATCAACGTCTTCACGTGCGCCGGCAGCGCGCCGCCCTCGGTGATCGATGCGCGCGCCCCGCCGACCATCGCCGCCAGCTCCGGCGCGTTCTCCTCCAGAAGCTGCTGGAAGCCTGTGGGCTGTGCCTGTGTCATGGTTTGCCCTCCGATTTCGTATTGGAATGGACGCAGCGTACCAAAGCGGCGGAGGGGCGTCCAGCGTTGCGCTCGCCTACGCCCTCAGCTAGCATTGTTCGCAGCAATCAGACTGTCGGAGGTCCTCATGGATGTTGAAGAGCTGTTGAAGGGCGTGTTGGCCGTCACGCGCGATGCTGCATTCAATCGCGTCCGCTACATCGGCGCGATGATGTCACAGGAGGAGCAGGCCGAGTTCCTCAAGGGCCTCTTCAACCAGGCCGTCCTGGCCCGCGAAGCCAGGAGCGGCGAGTCCCTCTTCGACTACCTCGAAGCATGGGAGGAGAAGGGCATGGCTATCGTCGCCGGCCGCGCCCAGTCGCCCATCGAGCTCGACGCGACGCCGTGGACCTCCCTGCGCGTGCCCGTCCGCGAGGCCAGGCTGGCCCTCGTCACCACCGGCGGCTTCTACCTCAAGACCCAAGAGCCCTACGAGACCGACGGCCCCGAGAACCTCGGCGACTGGTCGTGGCGCGCAATACCCCGCACCGCGTCGCCGGACGACTTGGAGGTCGCCCACATCCACTACGACCTCTCCGGCCCCCGCGAGGACCGCAACTGCGTCTTCCCCATCGACCGCGCCGCCGAGATGCACGCCGAGGGCCTCATCGGCAGCCTCAACGACACCTACTACTCCTTCATGGGCTTCATCCAGAAGCCCGACCTGCTGGCGTCCGAGACCGCCCCGGAGGTCGCGCGGCTCCTCAAGAAGGACGGCGTCGACGCCGCGGTCATCACGGCCACCTGACCCATCTGCAATCGGTCCAGTGGACTGATAGCGCGCGCCCTGGAGGCGGAGGGGATCTCGACGGTCCTGGTGATGATGAACAGCGGCCTCGCCGAGGTGATGCAGCCGCCGCGGGTCTGCCGCGTCCGCTTCCCCTTCGGCCGGCCCATGGGCGAGCCGGGCAACGCCGACCAGAGCCGAGTGCTGCTCGAGGACGCCCTCAGCGTGCTCGAAACGGCGACCGAGCCGGGCAGCGTCGTCCACCTCCCGTACCGCTGGCGCCGCGAGGACTACGCGCAGGTCCGCCGCGACCGCGCCGCGCCCATCGCCGGAGGCTAGCGGCAACCCAGCACACGGAGGACGCCCTTGAACATCGGATTCAGCGCCCCCACAAGGGGCCCGCAGGCGACGCCCAAGTCCCTCGCGCAACTCGTCCAGCACGGCGAGGACCTCGGCTTCGGCATCGTGACCGTCAGCGACCACGTCGTCTTCCCGCGCGCCGCCAACTCGACGTACCCCTACAGCGAGGACGGCTCGTACTGGGGCGGCGTCGAGTGCATGGAGCAACTGACGCTCCACGCGTACTTGGCAGCCTGCACAACGTCGCTGCGGCTGCTCACCTCCGTCATGGTCGTCCCCCACCGGCCGCCGGTGCTGACCGCGAAGGTGCTCGCGACGGTCGACGTACTGTCCGGCGGCCGCCTCATCGTCGGCTGCGGCGCGGGCTGGCTGCGGGAGGAGTTCGAGGCCATCAGCGCGCCCGACTTCGACAGGCGCGGCGCCGTCACCAACGAGTACATCCGCGCCTTCAAGGAGCTATGGACCAGCGACGAGCCCACCTTCGACGGCGAGTTCTGCAGCTTCTCCAATCTCCACTTCGAGCCAAAGCCCGTGCAGAAGCCGCACCCGCCCATCTGGACCGGGGGCGAGAGCCCCGCAGCGCTCCGCCGAGCGGGACGCCTCGCCGACAAGTGGTTCCCTATCGGCACGAACCCCACCTACCCCGTCCGCACGCCTGAGCAGCTCACACAGTCGCTGGAGCGCGTGCGCCACCACGCCGAGGAGGCCAGCCGCGACCCGTCGGACGTGGGCGTCGCCTACAGCGCGGGCATGCCCAGCCTCGGCGAGGCCGTCCAGCAACCGGACGGCGCCCGCCGCCCCTTCACCGGCGACAGCGAGCAGGTCGCCGGGGACATCCGAGGATTCGCGGAGGCGGGCGTCAACGACATGGCATTCCGCTTTGAGCGCGGCACGCTGGAGGAGACGCTGGCAGCAATGGAGCAGTTCGCGGACGAGGTGATGGCGAGGGTGTAGGCCACCCCTACCCCTGCGCCACCATGTCCTCAAACAGCTCAAAAAACTCCGGGCACGTCTTCTCCACGCACCGGTAGTCGTCGATGACCACGCCCGGCGTGACCAGGCCCATGACCGAGAACGCCATCGCGATGCGGTGGTCGCCGAAGGTGTCGATCGTCGCGCCGCGCGGCTTGGCCGGGTAGACCGTGATCGTGCTCTCAGTCTCCTCCACGCGCACGCCCATCGACTCCAGCCCTGCCGCGACGCTGTGCACCCGGTCTGACTCTTTGCCCCGCACGTGCGCGATGTTGGTGATCGTCGTCGGCGAGTCCGCGAAGGGCGCGACGCACGCCAGTGTCATCATCGTGTCGGAGAAGTCGCCCATGTCGACGGTCACCCCGCGCAGCCCGCTCGCGCCCTCCACCGTCGTCGAGCCGCCCGCCTGCGTCAGCCGGCACCCCATCTCCTCCAGTACCCGCAGGAACTGCGTGTCGCCCTGCAGCGAGCCCTCCAGCGGCAGGTGCTCGACGGTGACGCGCCCGCCCGCGACTGCCGCCGCCGCCGCGAAGTACGACGCCGTCGACGCGTCCGGCTCGATGGCGACGTCGTTCGCGCGGTAGCCCCGGCCGTTGCCGACGAGGAAGAGGTCGTGGCGCGGACGCTCCACCGCCACGCCGAACTGCTCCATCAGCCGCGTCGTCATGTCGATGTACGGGCGGCTGACCCGCACGTCCGCCTCCAGCTCCAACGGCGCGTGGCACAGGGGCGCCGCCATCAGGAACGCCGAGGTGAACTGCGAGCTTTCGCGGGCGTCCATGACCGCCGGGCCGCCGGCCAGCCCGCGCGTCGCCATGTCGAGGGGGAACGTGCCCGTCGGCGTCGTGATGCCGACGCCCTGCGCCTGCAGCGCGGCGATCAGCGTGTGCATCGGCCGCCGCTTCATCTGCGCCGTCGAGTCAAAGTGGTAGTCGCCCTCGCCCGCGGCGACTGCCGCCAGCAGGAAGCGCGCAGCGGTCCCCGCGCTGCCGCACCACACCGACGCGCTCGCGTTGGGCGCGCCGCCCGCCGCGCCGGTCACTGTGCAGACCGCGCCGCCCGTCTCCTCAACGCCGAACCCCAACGCCTGCAGCGCCCGCACGAAGACCAGCGTGTCATCGCTGATCTGCAGGTTGGTGAGCGTCGAGACGCCCTCGGCCAGCGCCGCAAGCAGCAGCACCCGGTTCGAGATGCTCTTGGAGCCGGGAATGACGACGGAGGCGGCAAGCGGCCGCTCAGCCGTCGAGATCTCCTTCTGTTGTGTGTCCGCCATGCGTCCCGCCTGGGCTTCACTCGCCACGTTGTCCGCCAGCTACTAGCGTACACGAGCACACCCCGGCATTCCAGCGGAGGGGCCGCAGGGGCCTTGCGCCGCCGGGGGCAAAAGCCCAACGGCAGGATGCCGCCTACTCTGAGCCGCCGCCGGACCCCCGGCGGTTGCCCGCAAGCAGCGCGTTCAGGATCTCGGTTGCCACCAGGACCAGGAATCCGACGCCCAGGCCTCTGTTGAGGACGCTCAGAAAGCTGCCGAAACCGCCTTCTATCCACCAGTAGAGGCCCGTGACAAGGGTGACCAGAATGGCGACCACCCCCAACACCCTGCCGATCATCACCACATCCATCCGCGCCGGATCGATCTTCACTTCCATGGCAGCCTCCTTGTTAACGCATACCTGGGCCCTCTATCCGCGCCGTGCACCCTGTCTCCGGATCGCCTTCGCGCTTCCGAGAGCGGGCGCGGTCTACCCGCGCGAAGGGTACAGGATTATCACTCGCCATACAACAATTGTCAGATGCTCGGAACGCCATTCTCTAATTTTTGCGCATTCCGGCGCGGAAGGCCCTGAATGCGGCGATTATGCTCTCGCAGGCGCTTGCGCCTAGACCGCTCCCCGTGCAGGCGGTACACTTGCGCCGGCCAATGCAACCAGGAGGGGAGTCATGGCACTTACCGGCAAGGTAGTTGTGATAACCGGCGCCGCCCGCGGCATGGGCCGCGAGTACGTGCGGTGGTTCCTGCGCGAGGGCAGCAAGGTCGTCGCCCTCGACCAGTCCTGGGAAGATGTCGACGACTTCTCCGAGGAGCTCGGCGGCTTCGAGGAAGCCCTCGTCGTCACCGGCAACATCACCAGCGACGCCGACCTCGACGCCGCCTACCAGGCGACGATGGACCGCTTCGGCACCGTCGACGTCCTCCTCAACAACGCCTCCATGCGCATGCGGGACGTGCACCCCTCGGCGGTGCTCAACGTGCTGGACTCCACGGACGAGCAGTGGCAGTACGCCTTCGAGGCCAGCGTCCTGGGTCTGATCAAGGCCATCCGCCGCTTCGTGCGGCCCATGATCGAGAACAAGAGCGGCAGCATCATCAACGTCTACTCCGGCTCCGGCGTCATCGGCCGCCCGGGCAACCAGCCCTACGGCGCCGTCAAGGCGGCGGTGCACAACTTCACCCAGTCGCTGTCCGGAGAACTCGCGGAGTACAACATCGCCGTCAACTCGCTCATTCCCGGCGGCACCCGCAGCACCGGCTACGAGGAGCAGACACGGCTGCAGGCGGAGATGGGCCGCGTCAGGGTGCGGAACCCCGTCGGACCCGGCCACACCGCGCCCGCCGCGGTGTGGCTTGCCCAGCAGGACTCCTCCACGTTCACGGGCGAAGCCGTCGACGCGCTGAAGTGGAACGAGGAAAACGGCTACGGCAGCTACGACGCTTGGGCCTCGCCCGACTAGGACGTGCCGTCCCGTGACGACGCTGCTAAAAGCGCTGACCGGCGCGGGCGTTGGCCCGAGGCGCACCTGCTTCCGGCTCATCACCGAAGGCAAGGTCACCGTCAACGGCGAGCCCGCCACCAACGCCACGCTCGAGGTTGACCCGGCGGTAGACGCCATCGAGGCCGACGGCCGGCGGATCACAGCCGCGCAGCCATACGTCTACGTCAAGATGAACAAACCCGCGGGCGTCCTCTCGGCCGTGCACGACACCCGTGGCCGCCCGACCGTCTCCGGCCTCGTCCCGCCGCGATACCGCGACTTGCGTCTCTTCCCCGTCGGCCGCCTCGACATGGATTCCACGGGCCTCGTCCTCATGACCAACGACGGCGACCTCGCCTACCGCCTCATGCACCCCAGCTACGGCTACGAGAAGGAGTACCACGTCAGCCTGAAGGTGTCGCTGACGGACGCCGACGTCCGCGCCCTGTCGCAGGGGGTGCTCCTCGAAGGCCAGCGCACCGCCCCGGCACGGGTCGCGCGGCTGAACGATCGTGCGGGCATCAAGTACAGCGTCACGCTCGCGGAGGGCCGCAAGCGCCAGGTTCGCCGAATGCTCGCGTCGCTGGGCAAGCCGCCCACAACGCTCGAGCGCGTCCGCATCCACACCCTGCTGCTCGGCGACCTCGCGCCCGGCGAAGCACGGGATCTGTCGGCGGACGAGTTGGCCGCGTTGCGGGGCGACAAGGGGAGCTAGGGCCTGAGGACTGGAGTGCTAGTTGGCAACGAAGTCGCCAACCCAGTGCACCGGGTAGCTCGCATCGCTGGCGACACGATGAAAGCGCTGGTCCGCAGTCCACAGCTCGCCCCCCAGCGACTCGGCCAGCGCCAGGTAGTGCGCGTCGTACACCGCGCTCTGGCGGAGTTCGCTAGCCAGTTGGACGGCGCGAATGTGAAGGCCGCTGACGTCCCTGAACTCAATATTAATAGCAAGCAGGCTCTCCACGCCGCTTACCACATTTTCTATGGTGTGTTCACCACGAACCATACGCTTGTAAAGGGCATTGGCCACCTCCACCCGCATATGATGGGGAGCCACCATCTGGATATTCTCCGTCAACCAATGCCGGACGAGGGCATTGGCTTCTCTGGTGTATTCCTCGACAGCTAACCACTTGACCGCCACGCTGGCGTCCACCACGACGAAACCGGCCACTACCGGCCATCCAGCTGACGGTCACGCTCCTCACGTGCCTCATGGATGAGGTCGACACTGCTGCCGGGGAGCACCCGGTCGCCGTAAATTCTCTTCTGACGGGCGATCAGCTCATCAATCGACATGCGAGGCGGGGGCTGTCCTTCGGCATCGTCCTTGTCGAGTTCCTTGTCGATGGCCGCGCGGCAGTACTGCCCCATGCTCACGCCCTTCCGCGTAGCAGCCGCTTGTAGCCGTTCCTGCACGTCTGGGGCTAATTCCAGGGTCAGGCGCTTTTTCTTCGTTTCCATAGTGACGCGTCCCAAAAACGATGTGAATTAAGCTTAACGCCAGCATCGCTACGCCGCAATGTCGGCAGTCAGACTGGGGCCCGCTCGCGTGACGCCCAGCTTACCCTACCGCCGCGACCACCGCGTCGCCGGCCGCTCCTGCAGCTCGCCGTCCACGTACACGTCGACCCGCTCGTTGAAGAAGCAGACCAGGTTGGCGATCTTGACCGACTCCGACGTTGGAAGCTGGTAGTACCACGCCAGGTCCTCGCCGTCCTCCACGCCCTCAACCGAGTAGTAGTTCGCCGTGCCCTTGTACGGGCAGCGCGTCACCCGCTCGCTCTTGGCCAGCAGGCCCACCTTCACGTCCATGACGGGCAGGTAGTACCGCACGGGCAGCCCCGTCTCGAACAGCAGCGTCGGACGCGTGCTCTCGGCGAGCGTCACGCCACCCTGCTCGACGCGCACGTGCCGCGTGCTCGGAAGGCAGTCGACGCGCTTGTGCGGGTCGCGGGCGTGGACGAAGACCTCCTCGTCCTCCTCGAACCAGTGGTCCACCTTGTTCCAGTAGAAGGCGACGTAGCCGGAGATGTCCGGGCACGTGTCCGCAAAGGGCGACGTGTACGCCCACAGGACGTTCTCCACCGTCGAGTCGCCCGCGGTGAGCGAGTAGTACTCCGCGTTGCCCTTGTACGGGCACTGCGTGACCAGCTCGGCATTGGCCATCAGGTCCATCCGCACGTCCTCGCGCGGGAAGTAGTACGCGGGCACGTTCCGCGTCTCGAACAGCAGCAGTGCGCGCCGACTGTCGGCGATGAACTCGCCGTTGTGCATGACGCGCACCCACTTGGCGCACGGCTCCACCGACCCCGTGTGGTTCGGGTCGCGCCTGCCGATGAGCTCTTCCTTGGATGCAAGCGTAGTCATCGTATGCCTCCCGGGAATGTTTGCCGGATTGTGGCACAGGCCCACCCTGCGGGCAAGGGCGCGCACGTGCCGCCTCTTGACGTAGCGGCACGCTTGGGGCAACCTTGCCGCACAGCATTCCCGTCCTGACTCAACCTATGCGAAGGAGCAACACCATGAAGGCGGCTGTCCTCTGGGAACTCGGCCAACCCCTGTCCATTGAAGAAGTCGAGCTCGACCCGCCCAAGGCCGGCGAGGTCCGGGTCAAGATCGGCGCCGCGGGCATCTGCCGCAGCGACCACCACTACATGAAGAAGGAAGGCTCCATCGCGACGCCCGCCGTCCTCGGCCACGAGGGCTCCGGCACCGTCATCGAGCTCGGCGAGGGCGTCACCACGCTCAACGTCGGCGACCGCGTCATCCTCTCCTTCGTCCCCAACTGCGGCCGCTGCAAGTTCTGCCTGACCAACCGCGCCAACCTGTGCGCGGCCCACGCCGCCACCGGCGCCACCATGTTCGACGGCACCACGCGCCTGCACCAGGGCGACACCCGCATCAACCACATGGGCAAGGTGGCCTGCTTCGCGCAGGAGGCCGTCGTTCCGGAGAGCGGCTGCGTCAAGGTGCCTGACGACTTCCCCTTCCCGCAGGCCGCCTACATCGGCTGCTGCGTCACCACCGGCGTCGGCGGCGCGATCTTCAACGCCGGCGTGCACCCCGGCAGCGCCGTGGCCGTTGTCGGCTGCGGCGGCGTCGGCCTCAACGCCCTGATGGGCGCGCAACTCAACGGCGCGACCAGGATCATCGCAGTCGACATCGACGACGGACGCCTGGAGTTCGCCGGCCGCTTCGGCGCGACGCACTTCGTGAACCCGCCCCACGGCGACCCCGTCGCCCGCATCAAGGAGCTGACGGACGGCGCCGGCGTGGACTACGCCTTCGAGGCCTTCGGCGCCTCGGAGACCATCGAGACCGCCTACCATTCCATCAAGCGCGGCGGCACCGCCACGATCCTCGGGCTCGCCCCCATCGGCGACGACCCGGTCATCCCGGGCATCGACCTCGTGCGCAACCAGAAGACGCTGAAGGGCAGCTACTACGGCTCCGCCCGCCCGCGCGTTGACTTCGACACCATGGTCGACCTCTACCTCAACGGCAAGCTCGACCTGGACTCCCTCGAGGGCAAGCACTACTCCCTGGACAACATCATGGAGGGCTACGCGGACCTGGAGAAGGGCGTCCCCGGCCGCGGCGTCATCACGGACTTCAGCTAGGCAAGAGGAAGGACCTGCAGCATGCCCGGTGA
The DNA window shown above is from Chloroflexota bacterium and carries:
- a CDS encoding DUF427 domain-containing protein gives rise to the protein MTTLASKEELIGRRDPNHTGSVEPCAKWVRVMHNGEFIADSRRALLLFETRNVPAYYFPREDVRMDLMANAELVTQCPYKGNAEYYSLTAGDSTVENVLWAYTSPFADTCPDISGYVAFYWNKVDHWFEEDEEVFVHARDPHKRVDCLPSTRHVRVEQGGVTLAESTRPTLLFETGLPVRYYLPVMDVKVGLLAKSERVTRCPYKGTANYYSVEGVEDGEDLAWYYQLPTSESVKIANLVCFFNERVDVYVDGELQERPATRWSRR
- a CDS encoding LLM class F420-dependent oxidoreductase, with the protein product MNIGFSAPTRGPQATPKSLAQLVQHGEDLGFGIVTVSDHVVFPRAANSTYPYSEDGSYWGGVECMEQLTLHAYLAACTTSLRLLTSVMVVPHRPPVLTAKVLATVDVLSGGRLIVGCGAGWLREEFEAISAPDFDRRGAVTNEYIRAFKELWTSDEPTFDGEFCSFSNLHFEPKPVQKPHPPIWTGGESPAALRRAGRLADKWFPIGTNPTYPVRTPEQLTQSLERVRHHAEEASRDPSDVGVAYSAGMPSLGEAVQQPDGARRPFTGDSEQVAGDIRGFAEAGVNDMAFRFERGTLEETLAAMEQFADEVMARV
- the aroA gene encoding 3-phosphoshikimate 1-carboxyvinyltransferase translates to MADTQQKEISTAERPLAASVVIPGSKSISNRVLLLAALAEGVSTLTNLQISDDTLVFVRALQALGFGVEETGGAVCTVTGAAGGAPNASASVWCGSAGTAARFLLAAVAAGEGDYHFDSTAQMKRRPMHTLIAALQAQGVGITTPTGTFPLDMATRGLAGGPAVMDARESSQFTSAFLMAAPLCHAPLELEADVRVSRPYIDMTTRLMEQFGVAVERPRHDLFLVGNGRGYRANDVAIEPDASTASYFAAAAAVAGGRVTVEHLPLEGSLQGDTQFLRVLEEMGCRLTQAGGSTTVEGASGLRGVTVDMGDFSDTMMTLACVAPFADSPTTITNIAHVRGKESDRVHSVAAGLESMGVRVEETESTITVYPAKPRGATIDTFGDHRIAMAFSVMGLVTPGVVIDDYRCVEKTCPEFFELFEDMVAQG
- a CDS encoding pseudouridine synthase; this translates as MTTLLKALTGAGVGPRRTCFRLITEGKVTVNGEPATNATLEVDPAVDAIEADGRRITAAQPYVYVKMNKPAGVLSAVHDTRGRPTVSGLVPPRYRDLRLFPVGRLDMDSTGLVLMTNDGDLAYRLMHPSYGYEKEYHVSLKVSLTDADVRALSQGVLLEGQRTAPARVARLNDRAGIKYSVTLAEGRKRQVRRMLASLGKPPTTLERVRIHTLLLGDLAPGEARDLSADELAALRGDKGS
- a CDS encoding type II toxin-antitoxin system VapC family toxin — encoded protein: MAGFVVVDASVAVKWLAVEEYTREANALVRHWLTENIQMVAPHHMRVEVANALYKRMVRGEHTIENVVSGVESLLAINIEFRDVSGLHIRAVQLASELRQSAVYDAHYLALAESLGGELWTADQRFHRVASDASYPVHWVGDFVAN
- a CDS encoding SDR family NAD(P)-dependent oxidoreductase — its product is MALTGKVVVITGAARGMGREYVRWFLREGSKVVALDQSWEDVDDFSEELGGFEEALVVTGNITSDADLDAAYQATMDRFGTVDVLLNNASMRMRDVHPSAVLNVLDSTDEQWQYAFEASVLGLIKAIRRFVRPMIENKSGSIINVYSGSGVIGRPGNQPYGAVKAAVHNFTQSLSGELAEYNIAVNSLIPGGTRSTGYEEQTRLQAEMGRVRVRNPVGPGHTAPAAVWLAQQDSSTFTGEAVDALKWNEENGYGSYDAWASPD